tgttaaacaatttaataCTCATGGTTATTTGCACATAATTGAATTCCTCATTCACAGAGCTGTAGCCTTCAAACTTGATTTACATGAAAGGTtcattaaaatgaattaaaaatgataagtgtttatatatatgaaagagaATAATTGTTTAAAGAATTAGAAAAACCTTATATGTAGAACAATTTCCTTAAGGCTGTTGGTAGATTGGGAGGTCAAACAACGAACAAAGAGTGTCAAGACTTAAAGGTGAAAATCCTAGATCAGTCAAATCAGGAAATTATATTAGAAATCCAACAATCACTGGAAGAGATGAAAGAACTGAGACAAACAATGGACAATTTAGGAACGAATCACTCACTAGTGACAGAAAATCTTAGAATGCTACAAGATTCCCACAACACTTTACAAACATCCCATAGTACTTTACAGACAGAACACTCTAAAGCCATGGAGAATATGAGAGAGTTGAAAGATTCCCAATGTACCTTACAGGCTGAGCACTCCAAAGTCACAGAGAATTTAAAAGACCCAATACCCCGGAACATCAGaggtatattattatatttttacttattataaaaacaattgcAAGTTCAGAAAGCTTAAAACGCAGTTGTATACAACCttcttataattttcatttactCTATTATGGAATAAATTGCCTTGTCGTTGTCAGATTATTTGCGActtgtgagtttgaatatcctttTTGCCATCCTTATCCTCTCTTTTATCAATGAGCTTAAAAGAATAAACCTCATGTACAAGTTCTCTCCGAAAAGATTTAAAAAGTTACTTGTTGGAAAATCAAGAAGTTATGTAATATCATATGCATATATTTAACACACTCAAACTTTGCCTATTGTTGTGGTTATTTAGATaatcaaatacaatgtaaatttcatcctttttacctgttttgaaaatgatatatcttatttgatattttttatgtgggtgtttgttttgttgtttgaaagcacttatttgatatatttgtcatatttgaCTGCATACCTAGAGAgctttattatttgttttatagcttactatgctaAACAAATTGTTCTTATTATCATTTAGTAGAATAAAAAATGGACAGGACatgtattttctttaattttccaAATATGTATTCATCCTTGTATGCTATGTTTATctatttaacatttatataaaacattctaacatgacgtccttcaaacgctttgagtacacacccgtggtaaaatatgaatatattgtaaGGGCTGTTCCGATTGTTCTCCCacgtcataatttttttatgaatgagctactcgacgtcatagaacaataacgtcagaatataagcaatttacgggaaaatacacgcttgtgaaacagaaaatcatcacaacaaggaaacgtgaACAAATGATGCTTAAATGCgtgaaattatacatttttgtatacatatcAGACATTTAAgtacaataataattaaattcatctaaaattatctaaatatgttattataaatagatttagcatcatcatttattcagtttgctccgttattttacgtcaatttaaAAGTGCGTTTATTTATTGGAACGGCAAAAAAATGCcatcacctagagcgcttcgattcaaaataattgccgtatttgtcctattagaatcgaaataattcatgggggatTGAATAgttagattttaccacgggttgtccctgtTTGCCGATAtctacccctcgctatcgctcagggtaaaatatttgtcataaagggccaacctgtggtaaaatcacgatatattcaagcccccatgaattatttcttaattataagaacaaatatcaaatgtgtGACCCAGACACTCCCTGCTGAAATGAccgaaaatgttattttcaattcttaCCACTTTTACCCATCATTTGTGGCTTGCTTTATTACATTTACAAGATGGCTAGGTCAACTGGATtgaaatattacataaacaacataaacaatGTTTGATACTGTCTAGGTATTGTCCGTTTGACTTATATATACCTGTatgttcaaataaataataatcattTAGGCAATATCTGATATAATTACTTCAAATAATTCTCATTAAGTTAATATATGAATAAGTTCTTACAAATTTACActagaaataatttttttttgggggaaacAGTATTCAAAGATTAAATTACAGTGCATATGCAAcctttaagaattttttttaatgtattgatAAGTTGACCCAGTTCGTATCTAAATTTCTGGGCTGGGTTTAAAGTGCACCGTAAAATTAAGGATGTCGGTTTCAAATgcataatgtaaacaaaaaagtcaaatttttattttataatcagcaacacatatatttttttcagatcaGATGGAAAAACAGTTAGAGGACtgggaaaaaaaagataagatgTTTGTGTCTACGAGAGCCAGTGATTATGTCTTCAAATCTTTACATGAGAACAGTTGTGTTACTTTAACTGGCCCAGCAGGAGTTGGGAAATCTTTCATCAGTAGGCATATAGCACTCCTTCTACGAAAGAAAGGATACAAAATTATGCCGGTGTATTCACCTATTGACATTAGAATGTATTATCAACCTGGTAAACAGACAGTGTTCTTTGTAGATGATATGTGTGGAAATTTTACTGCAAACCAGCAACAGATTGAGAACTGGGAGCAGCTGTTGCCTGtgattaaaacaattattgcaGACAAGTGTTGTAAGATTATTGTATCTTGTAGGTTACAAGTCTATAAAGATGATAAGTTTAAAGTATTATCTCCTTTTAAATCTTGTGAATGTAACTTAATATCAGATAAGTTATGCCTTACGTCTGcagaaaaatcaaatatagcAAGAACCTATATTGGGACAAGCTTGAAAGATATTGATGATTTATCACAAACAAGTGATTTTTTCCCACTTTTATGCTctttatttgataaaacaaaagatCCATACATCAAAAAGTTTTTCACCAAACCCTTTgatgtatataaaaatgagCTAGACAATTTAGGTCTGCATGGTGATGGAGGGAACTTAAAAATATGCAGTCTTGCTTTATGTGTTATATTTAATAATCATCTGGAAGAAAAATGGTTCAAGGGTAATGTGACAGTTAAACAACGACGTATCATAGAAGACACATGCGATGCATGTGAAATAGACAGAAATACATCAAAAGCAAAATTAAAGAAAGCACTCGATACTCTAGAGGGTACCTTTATATGTAAACAGAATGGTCTGTATAGAACTATACATGATACATTGTTTGACTTTATTGCCCATTacttaagtaaaaaaatgattgaatgcTTAATAGAGCATGGTGATAGTTATTTAGTACATGAACGGTTTATTTGGGAGAAAACACCAGATGACACGATCAGTAATATGGACTTCATTATTGAAATACCACATGATCATTTagaatcatatttaaaaaggtTTCTAAGTGACTGGTCGAAAGGAAAGGTTGGTGTTATATTCAGGACcaacaatatgaaaatatcattatttagACAACAGTTATTACAGCACTTGACACAACTGGACAAATCACAGCAAGAAGCATTGGCCAATACCAAGGATACAGTGATACCGAAGGAGCATCATGGGTCAGGAACTACTCCACTTATAATACTCTGTCTCGAGGGCTATACTGATATTGTACAGTGGGTATTACATAATGATGTGGATGTTGACCAGTTTAGAGATGATGGGATGACTGGGCTTTTGCTGGCAAGTCAGGAAGGACATACTGATATAGTGAGGTTACTGTTAGAGAAGAATCCTAATGTTGATCTATGCAACAGTAATTTCTGTAGTCCCCTGTACATGGCAAGTATGAAAGGAAATACTAATATAGTGAGGTTACTATTAGAGAATAATTCATATGTTGATCTGTTTGACATTAATGGCTGGAGTCCTCTGTATATGGCATGTTGGGATGGGCATACGGATATAGTCAAACTCCTGTTAGAGAGACACCCGAATGTTGATCTATGTGACAATGATGGCCGAAGTCCTCTGTTATTGGCAAGTAATAATGGACATACTAATATAGTAAAGTTGCTGCTAAAGAAGAATCCTAACGTTGATCTATGTGACAGTGATGGTTGTAGTCCTTTGTACTTGGCCAGTCAGAATGGAAAAACTGAAATAGTGAGATTACTATTAGAGAAAAATCCTCTTGTTGATCTTTGTGACAACTATGGCTCTGGACTCCTCTGTACAGGGCAACATTGGAAGGGCATACTGATGTAGTAAAGTTACTGTTAGAGAAGAATCCTTATGTTGATCTTATGAATGACTGTAATGCTTTGTACTTGGCAATTCAGAATGGAAATACTGAAATAGTGAGATTAATATTAGAGAAGAATCCTCTAGTTGAT
This Mytilus trossulus isolate FHL-02 chromosome 14, PNRI_Mtr1.1.1.hap1, whole genome shotgun sequence DNA region includes the following protein-coding sequences:
- the LOC134697976 gene encoding uncharacterized protein LOC134697976, with the translated sequence MAPISEEEENYVRLALLLKGVSPTAVRTYFDKEFPPTYLPSTLNKNYNTLLDLKLKRILNQAQWNLLIPRNGVPDSKTFDVTLMISLIRNLTSVVPPINGFDSLPLPGETTPGSDLARIKYYRNKLAHHDSNTIDTGYFNAAWSDISDNNFLKAVGRLGGQTTNKECQDLKVKILDQSNQEIILEIQQSLEEMKELRQTMDNLGTNHSLVTENLRMLQDSHNTLQTSHSTLQTEHSKAMENMRELKDSQCTLQAEHSKVTENLKDPIPRNIRDQMEKQLEDWEKKDKMFVSTRASDYVFKSLHENSCVTLTGPAGVGKSFISRHIALLLRKKGYKIMPVYSPIDIRMYYQPGKQTVFFVDDMCGNFTANQQQIENWEQLLPVIKTIIADKCCKIIVSCRLQVYKDDKFKVLSPFKSCECNLISDKLCLTSAEKSNIARTYIGTSLKDIDDLSQTSDFFPLLCSLFDKTKDPYIKKFFTKPFDVYKNELDNLGLHGDGGNLKICSLALCVIFNNHLEEKWFKGNVTVKQRRIIEDTCDACEIDRNTSKAKLKKALDTLEGTFICKQNGLYRTIHDTLFDFIAHYLSKKMIECLIEHGDSYLVHERFIWEKTPDDTISNMDFIIEIPHDHLESYLKRFLSDWSKGKVGVIFRTNNMKISLFRQQLLQHLTQLDKSQQEALANTKDTVIPKEHHGSGTTPLIILCLEGYTDIVQWVLHNDVDVDQFRDDGMTGLLLASQEGHTDIVRLLLEKNPNVDLCNSNFCSPLYMASMKGNTNIVRLLLENNSYVDLFDINGWSPLYMACWDGHTDIVKLLLERHPNVDLCDNDGRSPLLLASNNGHTNIVKLLLKKNPNVDLCDSDGCSPLYLASQNGKTEIVRLLLEKNPLVDLCDNYGSGLLCTGQHWKGILM